The following are from one region of the Haliaeetus albicilla chromosome 24, bHalAlb1.1, whole genome shotgun sequence genome:
- the CCDC71 gene encoding coiled-coil domain-containing protein 71, whose protein sequence is MNIAVNNVEEKAVHSWSRISSAGQKVLEEALRVFNPMSKDLSDTETQLVAFIQGLKEEGYQPTVLRSKDVYGYSSCTADTPSQTKESTPHNCANAAEPTKTPARNTAAMAKVSASPTSISVNSSKVSTQPVSKGDSTNLLLSSLKQTRSGTSKATAVGFPTSMYPDVYPAMRLSVVLEALVPLKTTVPCLESKYTQGRLGISPSDLKLLKASSTPRQFSSGKTTKITEGKGYKRLIKKAPDSATLALNLLKGPKGGVLQESNACKASGVLNGRVTGSSSQGCTTAAQSKTLKIKDKEALVGKTEWKDSSTYRESVGQKKRRATESREAPQRKKANTIPIQNKSRRAQSTLNLLKFRAIKVGNSSSDDEVRRRAQKILRVNLSPVIRIQPLSHSHSVP, encoded by the coding sequence ATGAATATTGCAGTGAAcaatgtggaagaaaaagctgTCCATTCCTGGTCAAGAATTTCCTCTGCAGGACAGAAAGTGCTGGAGGAAGCCCTACGAGTCTTCAACCCGATGTCCAAGGACCTTTCGGACACAGAGACCCAGCTGGTGGCCTTCATTCAGGGCCTGAAGGAGGAGGGCTATCAGCCCACAGTTCTGAGGAGTAAGGATGTGTATGGGTACAGCTCGTGCACGGCAGACACACCTAGTCAAACAAAAGAGAGCACCCCGCACAACTGCGCCAACGCTGCCGAGCCCACTAAGACTCCGGCTAGAAACACCGCAGCCATGGCAAAGGTGTCTGCTTCGCCTACCAGCATTTCGGTGAACTCTTCGAAAGTGTCCACTCAGCCTGTCTCTAAAGGGGATTCCACAAATCTCCTCTTGAGCTCCTTGAAGCAAACAAGATCCGGCACGTCCAAGGCCACGGCAGTGGGCTTCCCTACAAGCATGTATCCTGACGTGTATCCAGCCATGAGACTGTCGGTAGTTCTGGAAGCTCTGGTGCCACTGAAAACTACCGTGCCCTGTTTGGAGTCCAAGTACACACAAGGGCGTCTTGGGATCTCGCCCTCGGACCTTAAACTCCTCAAGGCTTCGAGTACACCGAGGCAGTTTTCTTCAGGCAAGACCACTAAAATAACAGAAGGTAAGGGCTACAAGCGTTTGATAAAGAAAGCACCGGATTCTGCCACCCTTGCTTTAAATCTTCTGAAGGGACCAAAGGGTGGAGTGCTGCAGGAGAGCAATGCTTGCAAAGCCTCGGGAGTCCTCAACGGGAGAGTCACAGGCAGCTCATCCCAGGGCTGCACCACAGCAGCGCAGTCCAAGACCCTGAAAATTAAAGATAAGGAAGCTCTGGTGGGGAAAACAGAGTGGAAGGACAGCAGCACTTACCGTGAGAGCGTTGggcagaagaagagaagagCTACGGAGTCAAGAGAAGCAccacagaggaagaaagcaaataccATTCCTATCCAAAATAAATCTCGACGAGCTCAGAGCACTTTGAACCTGCTGAAATTCCGGGCCATCAAGGTGGGCAACTCTTCCTCTGATGATGAAGTGAGGAGGAGAGCACAGAAGATTCTTAGGGTCAATCTGTCCCCCGTGATCCGAATTCAGCCCTTGTCCCACTCTCACAGCGTCCCCTGA
- the LOC138690868 gene encoding uncharacterized protein has product MSGGAGRRRRLVLHVDLNNTVVAADAVSGQGPRAALNTFLSTVTWGRAGAAGEWQWASDRPSLGPPCPGALSYYSRHGRDPAFTEAGPGRCFGGLHARHLQLLEWPGRPHDVFSVQGEPSKSYHLILPAFFRLLDTLHREGRTFAVIFRTFGTDLPRALRAVSCALAGQHPQFPTLRDVSLPVDLHPGQIRCSKREVVLTRGAERLATREDGRKLYDYFSSFEGIGGFQDHFDWWARNQFSSRGGKPLWIDPHDPSIHHIFIDDNIRLDDEDTIVHPQVFSELGSSSPRRAPTSELYDVCLVQNDLLEAIANEDYFLRCVRRCEENYDRYLACTEKDTPSQRWDG; this is encoded by the exons AtgagcggcggggccgggcggcggcggcggctggtGCTACACGTGGACCTGAACAACACGGTGGTGGCGGCGGACGCGGTGTCGGGGCAGGGCCCGCGGGCGGCGCTCAACACCTTCCTCAGCACCGTCACCTGGGGCCGCGCCGGGGCCGCCG GCGAGTGGCAGTGGGCGAGCGACCGCCCCTCCCTgggccccccctgccccggaGCTCTCAGCTACTACAGCCGCCACGGCCGGGACCCGGCCTTCACCGAGGCGGGCCCGGGCCGGTGCTTCGGCGGCCTCCACGcccgccacctgcagctgctggagtgGCCGGGCCGGCCGCACGACGTCTTCTCAGTACAGGGGGAACCCAGCAAGAGCTACCACCTGATCCTGCCCGCCTTCTTCCGCCTCCTGGACACCCTGCACCGGGAAGGGAGGACGTTCGCCGTCATCTTCAGGACCTTCGGCACAGACCTGCCCCGAGCCCTCCGGGCCGTCagctgtgccctggctgggcagcaCCCCCAGTTCCCCACCCTGCGGGACGTGTCG CTCCCTGTGGACCTCCACCCTGGCCAGATACGCTGCAGCAAGCGAGAGGTGGTGCTGACAAGGGGAGCAGAGCGGCTGGCCACCCGGGAAGATGGAAGAAAGCTTTATGACTACTTCAGCTCCTTTGAGGGAATTGGAGGCTTCCAAGACCACTTTGACTG GTGGGCCAGAAATCAGTTCTCTTCCCGGGGTGGGAAGCCCCTGTGGATTGACCCCCATGATCCCAGCATTCACCACATCTTCATTGATGACAACATCCGGCTGGACGATGAGGACACCATTGTTCATCCCCAG GTGTTTTcggagctgggcagcagcagccccaggcgTGCTCCCACCTCGGAGCTGTACGACGTTTGCTTGGTGCAGAATGACCTGCTGGAGGCCATTGCCAACGAGGACTATTTCCTGCGCTGTGTGAGGAGGTGCGAGGAGAACTACGACCGCTACCTGGCCTGCACGGAGAAGGACACCCCGAGCCAGCGGTGGGATGGATAG
- the KLHDC8B gene encoding kelch domain-containing protein 8B: MAAGAGAFAWAAFPAMPTRRVYCSAVHRDGQLFVLGGCGGGGRALGTAEVLDLPTQRWTTLPPLPTPRAGAAALTLGKQILVVGGVDVAQSPLASVEVYHVDEGKWEKKAALAQPSMGISAVQRDGAIYALGGMGADTSPQALVRVYEPAKDHWQPLPSMPTPCYGASAFLQGNKIFVLGGRQGKLPVTAFEAFDLETRSWTRYPCVPSRRAFAACAMVDGVVFSLGGLQQPGPHNFYSRPHFVNTVEMFDPAQGAWSKPSRAIRMREKRADFVAGCLGGRVVAVGGLGNQSCPLDSVEGFSLSQKKWEPLPPMPTGRCSCSSCPAPSLLFVIGGVAQGPSGAVEALCLREVP; the protein is encoded by the exons AtggcggcgggcgcgggcgcCTTTGCGTGGGCCGCCTTCCCCGCCATGCCCACGCGGCGCGTGTACTGCAGCGCCGTGCACCGCGACGGGCAGCTCTTCGTGCTGGGCGGctgcgggggcggcgggcgagCCCTGGGCACTGCCGAGGTGCTCGACCTCCCAACCCAGCGCTGGACCACGCTCCCACCGCTGCCCACGCCGCGGGCCGGTGCTGCTGCCCTCACCTTGGGCAAGCAGATCCTGGTGGTGGGCGGCGTGGACGTGGCACAGAGTCCCCTCGCCTCCGTCGAGGTCTACCATGTGGATGAGGGCAAGTGGGAGAAGAAGGCGGCGCTGGCTCAGCCCTCTATGGGTATCTCAGCCGTGCAGAGAG ATGGGGCCATCTACGCGCTGGGGGGAATGGGTGCGGACACCTCTCCCCAGGCACTGGTCCGTGTCTACGAGCCAGCGAAGGACCActggcagcccctgccctctATGCCCACCCCCTGCTACGGGGCCTCCGCCTTCCTGCAGGGCAACAAGATCTTCGTCCTGG GGGGCCGGCAGGGCAAGCTGCCCGTCACCGCCTTTGAGGCCTTTGACCTGGAGACGAGGAGCTGGACGCGCTACCCCTGCGTGCCCAGCCGCCGCGCCTTTGCTGCCTGTGCCATGGTCGATGGTGTTGTCTTCAgcctgggggggctgcagcagccggGGCCTCACAACTTCTATTCCCGTCCCCACTTCGTCAACACCGTGGAGATGTTCGATCCTGCACAGG GTGCGTGGAGCAAGCCGAGCCGTGCCATCCGCATGAGGGAGAAGAGAGCTGACTTTGTGGCCGGCTGCCTGGGAGGAAGAGTGGTGGCTGTGGGTGGTCTCG GGAACCAGTCCTGTCCGCTGGACTCGGTGGAAGGGTTCAGCCTTTCGCAGAAGAAGTGGGAGCCACTGCCCCCCATGCCCACCGGCcgctgctcctgctccagctgcccagcACCCAGCTTGCTCTTCGTCATCGGCGGGGTGGCCCAGGGCCCCAGCGGTGCCGTCGAGGCTCTGTGCCTGCGCGAGGTGCCCTGA